A single region of the Gracilibacillus caseinilyticus genome encodes:
- a CDS encoding Zn-ribbon domain-containing OB-fold protein encodes MNISFPEPTITPITKPFWNSIEQKKFTLQQCENCEQWIFYPRAHCPHCFGNRLTWREATGKGRLKTWSVVHRAGHPAWQSLTPYAVGIVELEEGPSLLTHLLIREKELRYQLPVEISYHVLNERQLPFFKREEGES; translated from the coding sequence GTGAATATTTCATTTCCTGAACCGACGATTACGCCTATCACGAAACCATTTTGGAATAGCATTGAGCAAAAGAAGTTTACCTTACAGCAATGTGAGAATTGTGAACAATGGATCTTTTATCCACGAGCACATTGTCCGCACTGCTTTGGCAATCGCCTTACTTGGCGGGAAGCGACAGGAAAAGGTCGATTAAAAACATGGAGTGTCGTGCATCGTGCCGGTCACCCTGCATGGCAATCTCTTACTCCATATGCGGTAGGTATTGTTGAGTTAGAAGAAGGTCCGTCCTTATTGACGCATTTACTGATTAGAGAAAAGGAGCTTCGCTATCAATTACCGGTTGAAATCAGCTATCATGTCCTGAATGAGCGACAATTACCTTTTTTCAAAAGAGAGGAGGGTGAATCATGA
- a CDS encoding thiolase family protein: MVKRPRGAIIGIGELKPERYSEGKTTLSLIAESVQLAIQDAAITKDDIDGLLVGPQVGETPQHVPATVSEYLGISPAMSNTVDLGGATGAGMIWRAAAAIEAGMCETVVCVLANKNERDSAPRSPNRNPIREFDVPFGASGANTSYALLKRQHMEEYGSQQEDFARIAYWSRKNALKNPKAIFYNKPVELEDISQSPLISDPLHLLEIVMPCAGGASVIVTSEEKAKKAAKRPVFLKGAGEKITHRAVSQAPALDRLPFQYSIPQSLRQANITAEELDLLSLYDCYTSVVAVQLESIGICEQGKFGEFVRGNSFSHDGDYPLNTHGGQLGFGQADLAGGMSHVIEAVVQLRGEGGDRQIPNAKHALVTGNGATLSETTSLVLGGEPS; this comes from the coding sequence ATGGTAAAACGTCCAAGAGGAGCTATAATCGGTATTGGTGAGCTTAAACCAGAGCGCTATTCAGAAGGAAAAACAACATTAAGCTTAATAGCAGAATCGGTGCAGCTGGCAATACAAGACGCCGCTATTACAAAAGACGACATAGATGGTTTACTGGTTGGCCCACAGGTCGGGGAAACACCACAACACGTACCTGCTACAGTGTCAGAATATTTAGGCATTTCACCAGCTATGTCTAATACAGTAGATCTCGGTGGAGCGACCGGTGCTGGCATGATATGGCGTGCGGCAGCTGCAATTGAAGCCGGCATGTGTGAAACAGTTGTCTGTGTTTTAGCGAATAAAAATGAAAGGGATAGTGCCCCTCGTTCGCCTAATCGAAATCCTATTCGTGAATTTGATGTACCTTTTGGTGCTTCCGGGGCCAACACGTCATATGCACTGCTGAAAAGACAGCATATGGAGGAATATGGTTCACAGCAGGAAGACTTTGCCCGCATTGCCTATTGGTCGAGAAAAAATGCTTTGAAGAATCCGAAAGCAATTTTTTATAACAAACCAGTAGAGTTGGAGGATATATCGCAATCTCCGCTTATCTCTGATCCATTGCATCTGTTAGAGATTGTGATGCCATGTGCCGGAGGAGCGTCAGTGATTGTGACCTCGGAAGAAAAGGCAAAAAAAGCGGCTAAACGACCAGTTTTTTTGAAAGGTGCAGGCGAAAAAATCACCCATCGTGCTGTCAGTCAAGCGCCAGCATTGGATCGGTTGCCTTTTCAATATTCGATTCCTCAAAGTTTGCGACAGGCAAATATAACAGCGGAAGAGCTTGATTTGTTGTCCCTGTATGATTGTTATACAAGTGTTGTTGCAGTACAACTGGAGAGCATCGGCATATGTGAACAAGGCAAGTTTGGTGAATTTGTCCGCGGCAATAGCTTCAGCCATGATGGTGATTATCCGTTAAATACACATGGTGGCCAACTAGGCTTTGGTCAAGCAGATTTAGCAGGTGGGATGTCGCATGTGATTGAGGCTGTTGTACAGTTGCGAGGCGAAGGCGGAGATCGGCAAATTCCTAATGCTAAGCATGCACTTGTGACAGGCAATGGTGCGACGTTAAGTGAAACGACCTCATTAGTGTTAGGAGGAGAGCCGTCGTGA
- a CDS encoding acetoacetate--CoA ligase, translated as MSSQIVTRNRVLWEPAQRDIDQSHLKAFAVFVDQSLFPYDRLHRWSITHIAEFWSAVWDYAGIIGEKGTRYYNPADSMVDAVFFPDASLNFAENVLQANPDNIAVFQADETGVTQAITFRDLSEQVAKAQQGFKQLGVKRGDCVAGVTTNNIDGLVALLATASLGAIWTSCSPDFGAKGIIDRIGQVQPKVLIAHLHYQYKGKPFDISDKVEEIAEQMDSIQHVVTTTGIVDGAVSWESLLDNQAVKPEFEQVNFGDPLYILYTSGTTGLPKAIVHSVGGTLLQHVKEHQLHGDVKETDTLFWYTNTAWMMYPWLVTGLASGASILLYDGAPMLPERPAHLWDIAEEIQLTHFGTSPKYLESLAKAGVRLKDDYTLSSLRSILSCGAPLVSEQYDWVYDTIKEDLLLQSISGGTEIIGCFVMGSPIHPVIRGEISCKALGMAVDVLDERGISVFGKKGDLVCTEPFPSMPLTFYGEGGDERYRNNYFSDRPGVWTHGDFAEQTIDQSLVIYGRADTILNPGGIRIGTAEIYSVVDHMEVIQDSVVFGLPFDNDEEIVLCVVTERLTKELAQTIRQQIRQKASPRHVPRRIYQVTDIPHTINGKKVEGAVKTTAIGAEVKNKASIRNPACLSEFSEIKKKECY; from the coding sequence ATGAGTAGTCAAATTGTAACCCGTAACCGAGTATTATGGGAACCTGCACAACGTGATATCGATCAGTCCCATCTAAAAGCCTTTGCTGTGTTTGTTGATCAGTCATTATTTCCATACGACAGACTGCACCGATGGTCGATTACCCATATTGCGGAATTTTGGTCAGCTGTTTGGGATTATGCCGGTATTATTGGTGAAAAGGGCACTCGCTATTACAATCCAGCAGATTCAATGGTGGATGCGGTTTTCTTTCCTGATGCATCACTTAATTTTGCAGAAAATGTCCTGCAAGCCAATCCTGACAACATAGCCGTTTTTCAAGCGGACGAAACAGGCGTGACACAAGCGATCACATTTAGAGATCTCAGCGAGCAAGTGGCTAAAGCTCAACAAGGATTTAAGCAGCTAGGCGTGAAACGAGGCGATTGTGTTGCAGGAGTTACGACAAATAATATTGACGGCCTTGTAGCATTATTAGCTACTGCTTCGCTTGGTGCGATTTGGACGTCTTGTTCACCGGATTTCGGAGCGAAGGGTATTATCGATCGTATTGGCCAAGTACAGCCTAAAGTATTGATTGCTCATCTTCATTATCAATATAAGGGAAAACCATTTGATATTTCCGATAAGGTAGAGGAAATAGCAGAACAGATGGATAGTATTCAGCATGTAGTGACAACAACAGGCATTGTGGATGGTGCGGTCAGTTGGGAATCACTACTAGATAATCAAGCTGTTAAACCAGAGTTCGAACAGGTGAATTTTGGTGACCCGCTTTATATTTTGTACACGTCGGGCACAACTGGTCTGCCGAAAGCGATTGTTCATTCAGTTGGTGGTACGTTATTACAGCATGTCAAGGAACATCAGCTGCATGGCGATGTAAAAGAAACAGATACACTGTTCTGGTATACCAATACCGCTTGGATGATGTATCCCTGGCTCGTAACGGGATTAGCAAGTGGTGCATCGATTTTGTTATATGATGGAGCGCCGATGTTACCGGAACGCCCAGCACATTTATGGGATATTGCAGAAGAGATTCAATTAACGCATTTTGGCACAAGTCCGAAATATTTAGAGTCCTTAGCCAAAGCCGGCGTAAGATTAAAAGACGATTATACTTTATCCTCATTAAGATCGATACTTTCTTGTGGAGCACCTCTGGTCAGTGAGCAATATGACTGGGTATATGACACGATCAAAGAAGATCTGTTGCTTCAATCGATTTCAGGTGGTACGGAGATTATTGGCTGCTTTGTGATGGGCTCCCCAATTCATCCAGTGATTCGCGGGGAAATTAGCTGCAAAGCATTAGGCATGGCAGTTGATGTATTGGATGAACGCGGCATTTCGGTTTTCGGAAAAAAGGGAGATCTTGTTTGTACAGAGCCATTCCCGAGCATGCCTCTCACTTTCTACGGAGAAGGAGGCGATGAGCGGTACCGCAATAATTATTTTTCAGATCGTCCCGGTGTATGGACACATGGGGATTTTGCTGAACAAACGATCGATCAGTCTCTCGTTATCTATGGCAGGGCGGATACGATTCTGAATCCAGGTGGCATCCGAATTGGTACTGCTGAGATATACAGTGTCGTGGATCATATGGAAGTGATACAAGATTCCGTCGTTTTTGGCTTGCCTTTTGACAATGATGAGGAAATTGTCTTATGTGTGGTGACGGAGCGGTTAACGAAAGAACTGGCCCAAACAATCCGTCAGCAGATTCGTCAGAAGGCATCACCGCGTCATGTACCAAGGCGAATTTATCAGGTTACAGACATTCCGCATACAATCAACGGCAAAAAAGTAGAAGGGGCAGTGAAGACGACAGCAATTGGTGCGGAGGTAAAAAACAAAGCATCGATTCGCAATCCAGCGTGTTTATCTGAATTCAGCGAAATCAAAAAAAAGGAGTGCTACTGA
- a CDS encoding thiolase family protein, whose protein sequence is MSIVLVDGIRTPFGKWNGALSSYSATELASAPMKYLHEKYPELAPFDGVLLAEVIQAGQGQNPARQVAHAAGISSHTPAITLNNVCLGGVASVIDAARRILLQEGTTYIVGGFDSMSNAPFTVTKHSKKFGHQTMTDTLLHDGLWCSLSEQSMGALTEQANQKYGIGRTEQDHLAALSQQRAAFARSKGFLREEIIPFSDILEEDEGIREQTTAERLANLKPVFAEGGTITAGNASQMTDGASIGIVTSSEKAEALDLSPLATITGWTETAGPDASLQTKPADAIQKLLTAQKLSVDDIDLFEINEAFASVVIASCRALDLDLDKVNVNGGAIAIGHPLGGTGFRLILTLAKELQRRGGGKGIAALCGGGGQGIAILIEVPTKGE, encoded by the coding sequence ATGTCGATTGTACTTGTAGACGGTATAAGGACGCCTTTTGGAAAATGGAACGGAGCATTATCATCATATTCGGCCACTGAATTGGCAAGTGCGCCAATGAAGTACTTACATGAAAAATATCCTGAATTAGCGCCGTTTGATGGTGTGTTGTTAGCGGAAGTCATTCAGGCTGGACAAGGCCAAAATCCTGCAAGACAAGTAGCACATGCAGCTGGGATTAGCAGTCATACCCCTGCTATTACGTTGAACAATGTTTGTTTAGGTGGAGTAGCTTCTGTAATTGATGCAGCCCGAAGAATTTTGTTGCAGGAAGGCACAACTTATATCGTTGGTGGATTTGATTCAATGTCGAATGCACCTTTTACAGTAACGAAACATAGTAAAAAGTTTGGGCACCAGACCATGACAGATACGTTATTACATGATGGGTTATGGTGTTCATTGAGTGAGCAATCAATGGGAGCGTTGACGGAACAGGCAAATCAGAAATATGGTATTGGACGAACGGAACAGGATCACCTCGCAGCACTCTCGCAACAGCGCGCAGCCTTCGCTCGGTCGAAAGGGTTTTTGCGAGAAGAGATTATACCTTTTTCAGACATTTTAGAGGAAGATGAAGGCATACGTGAGCAGACAACAGCGGAAAGACTAGCAAACTTGAAACCTGTATTTGCAGAGGGTGGCACGATAACGGCGGGGAATGCTTCGCAGATGACAGATGGAGCAAGTATCGGTATCGTCACATCCAGTGAAAAGGCAGAAGCATTGGATCTTTCTCCACTTGCAACGATTACCGGTTGGACAGAAACGGCAGGACCAGATGCCAGTTTACAAACAAAACCAGCTGATGCGATTCAGAAGCTGTTAACAGCACAGAAGCTGTCGGTCGACGATATTGATTTATTTGAAATTAACGAAGCTTTTGCAAGTGTGGTAATTGCAAGCTGTCGTGCACTTGACCTCGATTTGGATAAAGTGAATGTCAACGGTGGAGCGATCGCAATTGGTCATCCACTTGGTGGTACAGGCTTTCGATTAATATTGACCTTAGCGAAAGAGTTACAACGACGTGGCGGTGGCAAAGGAATAGCTGCATTATGTGGAGGCGGTGGTCAAGGAATTGCTATTTTAATTGAAGTACCAACGAAAGGAGAATGA
- a CDS encoding ASCH domain-containing protein: MSNQHNSQQLPPKTCTIDRLVTIEADVEKVIKGEKTATRRNGRYADIGEVMTLKDHHFRVDNVYQQSLGMITDEDAKREGYDNLEAYKQSILSLHPGMPWGPKMKVWVHEFSAVD; the protein is encoded by the coding sequence ATGAGTAATCAACATAACTCACAGCAGTTGCCGCCAAAAACGTGTACAATTGACCGCCTTGTTACAATAGAAGCAGACGTAGAAAAAGTCATTAAAGGAGAAAAAACAGCAACAAGACGAAATGGCCGATATGCGGATATTGGAGAGGTGATGACACTGAAAGATCACCATTTCCGTGTCGATAATGTGTATCAACAGTCACTTGGAATGATTACGGATGAGGACGCTAAGCGAGAAGGATACGATAATTTAGAAGCATACAAACAGTCTATTTTATCTCTTCACCCTGGTATGCCTTGGGGACCGAAGATGAAAGTGTGGGTACACGAATTCAGTGCTGTTGATTAA
- a CDS encoding glycoside hydrolase family 5 protein: MKTIKKRSFLCLSFILLISTFFFIFTPKMQAETGFYVSDNKLYDATGEPFVMRGVNHAHSWYKGDSASAIPAIAETGANTVRIVLSDGSQYTRDDIETVKNLLSIAEENNLIAVLEVHDATGSDNINTLNSAVNYWIDLKDAIIGKEDKVIINIANEWYGTWDGSEWANGYKQAIPKLREAGLDHTLIVDSAGWGQYPESIHNYGQEVLNADPLKNTMFSIHMYEYAGGDSATIKANIDNVINQNLALIIGEFGHKHTDGDVDEDTILSYANQKNVGWLAWSWKGNGSEWDYLDLSNDWNGNNLTTWGNRIVNGSNGIKATSTISPVFESGNGGDVGESEEILYDFETSTQNWSGVNLSAGPWHVNGWAKSGNHSLKADISLSSNSEHYLSLTKNNDFSGKSQLKATVKHANWGNIGDGLRAKLYVKSGPDWKWSDNGSVLINSSNSKTLSLDLSNVPNLNNIKEIGVQFISSGNSSVQTAVYVDKVTIE, translated from the coding sequence ATGAAAACAATTAAAAAAAGATCTTTTTTGTGTTTAAGTTTTATCTTGTTAATTTCCACTTTCTTTTTTATTTTCACTCCAAAAATGCAAGCAGAAACCGGTTTTTATGTAAGCGATAACAAACTTTATGATGCAACCGGTGAACCTTTTGTAATGCGAGGTGTTAATCATGCACACTCATGGTATAAGGGTGATTCCGCTTCCGCTATTCCTGCCATTGCAGAGACAGGAGCAAATACAGTAAGAATTGTTCTGTCAGATGGCAGCCAGTACACAAGAGATGATATTGAAACAGTTAAAAATCTCTTATCAATAGCCGAAGAGAATAACTTGATCGCTGTGTTAGAAGTACACGATGCTACTGGATCAGATAACATTAACACATTGAATAGCGCTGTGAATTACTGGATCGATTTAAAAGATGCAATAATTGGGAAAGAAGATAAAGTTATCATCAATATCGCAAATGAATGGTACGGTACGTGGGATGGTTCGGAATGGGCAAATGGCTATAAGCAAGCAATTCCTAAGCTGAGAGAAGCTGGCTTAGATCACACATTAATCGTAGACTCAGCTGGATGGGGACAATATCCCGAATCCATTCATAACTATGGACAAGAAGTACTGAATGCAGATCCACTAAAAAACACTATGTTCTCCATTCATATGTATGAGTATGCAGGTGGAGATTCAGCCACAATCAAAGCGAATATAGACAATGTAATTAATCAGAATCTTGCTTTAATAATAGGAGAATTTGGTCATAAGCACACTGATGGAGATGTAGATGAAGATACAATTTTGAGTTACGCCAACCAAAAAAATGTTGGGTGGCTTGCATGGTCATGGAAAGGAAATGGATCAGAATGGGACTATTTGGATTTGTCCAATGATTGGAATGGTAATAATTTAACTACTTGGGGAAATAGAATCGTTAATGGATCCAACGGGATAAAGGCTACTTCGACAATTAGTCCTGTATTCGAAAGTGGAAATGGCGGCGATGTAGGGGAATCCGAGGAAATACTTTATGATTTTGAGACGAGCACCCAAAACTGGAGTGGTGTAAATCTGTCTGCCGGGCCTTGGCATGTAAATGGATGGGCCAAAAGTGGAAATCATTCATTGAAAGCAGATATTTCACTATCCAGTAATTCAGAACATTACCTATCCCTTACCAAGAATAATGATTTTAGCGGAAAATCCCAATTGAAAGCAACTGTAAAACATGCAAATTGGGGAAATATCGGCGACGGGCTAAGAGCCAAATTATACGTTAAATCAGGACCTGACTGGAAATGGTCTGATAATGGAAGTGTGTTAATTAATTCATCAAACAGTAAAACTTTATCATTAGATTTATCAAATGTGCCGAATTTAAATAACATTAAAGAAATAGGCGTTCAATTTATCAGCTCTGGTAACAGTAGTGTTCAAACGGCTGTATACGTAGATAAAGTTACGATTGAATAG
- a CDS encoding cupin domain-containing protein: MYYQPYYYYNFPPGYYRPVPQSVDYGGQPYVVNIDEATKQNDTFRKAIWTGDHLQVTLMSIGVGEDVGLEVHPDTDQFLRVEQGQGMVMMGDEKNYLNYKQYVGDDFAIMIPAGKWHNMVNTGYEPLKLYSIYAPPEHPYGTVHPTKQSAMQAE; the protein is encoded by the coding sequence ATGTATTATCAACCATATTATTATTATAACTTCCCCCCTGGCTATTATCGGCCAGTCCCGCAATCAGTTGATTACGGCGGTCAGCCATATGTTGTAAATATAGATGAAGCAACGAAACAGAACGACACATTTCGAAAAGCGATATGGACTGGAGACCATCTTCAGGTGACATTAATGAGTATTGGTGTTGGGGAAGATGTAGGTTTAGAAGTACATCCTGATACGGATCAGTTTCTTCGGGTTGAACAAGGGCAAGGAATGGTCATGATGGGTGACGAAAAGAATTATTTAAATTATAAGCAATATGTAGGCGATGATTTTGCAATAATGATTCCAGCTGGTAAATGGCATAATATGGTCAACACCGGATATGAACCGTTAAAGCTGTATTCCATCTACGCCCCGCCCGAGCATCCATATGGCACCGTACACCCAACCAAACAAAGCGCCATGCAAGCGGAATAA
- the cydS gene encoding cytochrome bd oxidase small subunit CydS, whose translation MNEFLIFVAPFLIIIVSLIFVFWWAVRDKDAS comes from the coding sequence ATGAATGAGTTTCTAATTTTTGTTGCGCCGTTCCTCATTATTATCGTATCTCTTATCTTCGTCTTTTGGTGGGCAGTTCGAGATAAAGATGCTTCTTGA
- a CDS encoding cytochrome d ubiquinol oxidase subunit II, whose protein sequence is MTLEIIGITVLWLFLFGYVIIASIDFGAGFFNAYSLLTNKNHILIKIIQRYLSPVWEVTNVFLVFFFVGMIGFFPKTAFYYGTTLLIPASLALILLAVRGSYYAFETYGSRGHKGYAFAYGMSGLLIPAALSVSLAISEGGFVSLVDGAPVLHYRELFYSPLTWSIVFLAITSVLYISAVFLTWYAKHAGDEEATILMRKYALIWAFPTMITAFGIIVELRAHNPEHYENIVDIWWAFLLSGLLFIGTFWLIWSKRQYALAFCMLVAQFFIAFLGYGWSHRPYLLYPHLTLYDGFTNEAMATALIIAFILGFLLLLPSLYLLLRLFLFNKEYVTGKKNHHV, encoded by the coding sequence ATGACATTAGAAATAATAGGTATCACCGTGCTATGGTTATTTCTATTCGGGTATGTCATCATTGCCTCTATCGATTTTGGTGCAGGTTTCTTCAATGCATACAGCCTGCTGACTAATAAAAATCACATTCTCATCAAGATTATACAGCGCTATCTGTCGCCAGTATGGGAAGTAACGAATGTATTTCTTGTCTTCTTCTTTGTAGGGATGATCGGTTTCTTTCCCAAGACGGCTTTTTATTACGGAACAACATTACTCATTCCTGCCAGTCTGGCTCTTATTTTATTAGCGGTTCGTGGTTCCTATTATGCATTTGAAACTTATGGGTCACGAGGTCACAAAGGGTATGCCTTTGCCTACGGGATGTCTGGTTTGTTAATCCCGGCAGCGTTGTCTGTTTCACTTGCGATTTCAGAGGGCGGTTTTGTATCGCTTGTGGATGGGGCTCCAGTATTACACTATCGAGAATTGTTTTATAGTCCATTGACTTGGAGTATCGTATTTCTCGCGATTACATCTGTTTTATATATTTCTGCAGTATTTCTCACCTGGTATGCCAAGCATGCAGGGGATGAGGAGGCAACAATCCTGATGCGTAAATACGCCCTTATCTGGGCGTTTCCAACAATGATAACGGCTTTTGGGATTATTGTAGAACTGCGTGCACACAATCCGGAACATTATGAGAATATCGTTGACATATGGTGGGCCTTTTTATTATCAGGGTTACTATTTATTGGAACATTCTGGCTGATCTGGTCAAAGCGTCAATACGCACTTGCCTTTTGTATGCTGGTAGCACAATTTTTTATTGCATTTCTAGGTTACGGCTGGTCACATCGACCGTATCTGCTGTATCCTCATTTAACGTTATACGATGGTTTTACAAATGAAGCAATGGCGACTGCTTTAATTATTGCGTTTATCCTAGGGTTTCTGCTGCTTTTACCTTCCCTTTACTTACTGCTGCGATTATTCTTGTTTAACAAGGAGTATGTAACAGGTAAGAAAAATCATCATGTATAG
- a CDS encoding cytochrome ubiquinol oxidase subunit I, protein MANEEAVFFSRVLTELTLTFHIIYATIGVGVPLMIMIAQWVGIKKNDEHYILLARRWTRGFVITVAVGVVTGTVIGMQLSLLWPNFMELAGHIISLPLFMETFAFFFEAIFLGIYLYTWDRFENQKKHLLLLVPVAIGASFSAVFITMVNAFMNAPQGFDIVDGELINISPILAMFNPAMPTKVAHVVVTAYMTSAFVLAAIGSFRLLKGSNHIYHKKAIYLMMKVGFVFSIATALIGDLSGKYLAEYQPEKLAAAEWHFETEENASLILFGVLQDGEVKYQIEIPYALSILAHSNPTAEVTGLNEFPEDEIPPLYIHYLFNIMVAIGMLMLFVSGLYLYAKRCGWRFVNKKWYHWLIVAGGPLSIIAIETGWWLAEVGRQPWILRGILKVEDAATTSAHVDMMLIAFALLYIVLGIGSVVILSRMFRRNPVEQELQDRSREKGGDIQ, encoded by the coding sequence ATGGCAAATGAAGAAGCGGTGTTTTTTAGTCGTGTATTAACAGAATTGACACTAACTTTTCATATTATATATGCGACAATCGGTGTCGGTGTCCCACTGATGATTATGATTGCACAATGGGTCGGGATTAAGAAGAATGATGAACATTACATACTGCTGGCCAGAAGGTGGACAAGAGGGTTTGTGATTACAGTAGCAGTTGGTGTTGTGACGGGGACTGTAATCGGAATGCAATTGTCTTTGTTATGGCCGAACTTTATGGAGTTGGCAGGCCATATTATTTCATTACCACTCTTTATGGAGACGTTTGCCTTTTTCTTTGAAGCGATCTTTTTAGGGATTTATTTATATACGTGGGATCGGTTTGAGAATCAAAAAAAACATCTACTTCTGCTTGTTCCGGTCGCGATCGGTGCCTCATTTTCAGCGGTATTTATTACGATGGTCAATGCTTTCATGAATGCTCCTCAAGGTTTTGACATCGTAGACGGCGAATTGATTAATATTAGTCCGATTTTGGCGATGTTTAACCCGGCGATGCCAACGAAAGTAGCACATGTAGTAGTGACAGCCTATATGACATCAGCTTTTGTATTGGCTGCCATTGGTTCATTTCGTCTTTTGAAGGGTTCTAATCATATCTATCACAAAAAAGCAATTTATTTAATGATGAAAGTGGGTTTTGTTTTTTCGATCGCGACAGCACTTATTGGGGACTTATCCGGTAAATATTTAGCAGAATATCAGCCGGAAAAACTGGCAGCTGCTGAATGGCACTTCGAAACGGAGGAAAATGCTTCGCTGATTTTGTTCGGGGTATTGCAGGATGGAGAAGTAAAGTATCAAATTGAAATTCCATATGCATTGAGTATCCTTGCTCATAGTAATCCAACTGCTGAGGTGACAGGGCTCAATGAATTTCCTGAAGATGAAATACCACCATTGTATATCCATTATTTATTTAATATTATGGTTGCGATCGGTATGTTAATGCTGTTCGTATCTGGATTGTATCTATACGCTAAACGTTGCGGTTGGCGTTTTGTTAATAAAAAGTGGTATCACTGGTTGATTGTTGCCGGTGGGCCGCTCTCGATTATTGCTATAGAAACGGGCTGGTGGTTGGCTGAAGTAGGAAGGCAGCCGTGGATTTTACGAGGTATACTAAAAGTAGAAGATGCTGCAACAACTAGTGCTCATGTCGATATGATGCTGATTGCTTTTGCCTTATTATATATTGTGCTGGGTATCGGTTCAGTAGTTATATTATCACGTATGTTTAGACGAAATCCGGTGGAACAAGAATTACAAGACCGTAGCAGAGAAAAAGGGGGTGACATTCAATGA
- a CDS encoding pectate lyase family protein, with translation MKKISMKSLIFFVMMLSIVGFSSVPAFAATPDFSMTGFATSDGGTTGGNGGDEVTVQTGDELIQALDEKDGDTPLKIYVDGTITTSNTSDSKINIKDVSDVSIIGVGTNGEFDGIGIKVWRADNVIIRNLTIHEVDSGDKDAISVEGPSNNIWVDHNELYADLNVDKDHYDGLFDVKRDAFNITFSWNYVHDGWKAMLMGSSDSDDDDRNITFHHNHFQDLNSRVPAYRHGEGHLYNNYFEGIIDTGINSRMGAELLVENNVFEDSKDPLGYWYSDSTGYWNVSNNLYINSTGSQPTTSTTNYTVPYSYSLTPVDDVKSVVTQYAGVGVVQP, from the coding sequence ATGAAGAAAATATCAATGAAATCGCTGATCTTTTTTGTCATGATGTTGTCGATTGTAGGATTTTCGTCTGTTCCCGCGTTTGCAGCTACACCTGATTTTTCCATGACTGGTTTTGCTACGTCTGATGGTGGGACAACCGGTGGTAACGGTGGAGATGAAGTTACTGTGCAGACAGGTGATGAGCTAATACAGGCCTTAGATGAAAAGGATGGAGACACACCGCTTAAGATATACGTAGATGGTACTATCACAACTAGTAACACGTCAGATAGCAAAATCAACATTAAAGATGTTTCGGATGTATCCATCATTGGTGTTGGTACAAATGGTGAATTTGACGGAATAGGCATAAAAGTTTGGCGCGCAGATAATGTTATTATTCGAAACCTCACGATCCACGAAGTAGACAGTGGTGATAAAGATGCTATTAGTGTGGAAGGCCCATCAAATAATATTTGGGTGGATCATAACGAGCTCTATGCGGATTTAAACGTGGATAAAGATCATTATGATGGACTTTTCGATGTGAAACGTGATGCATTTAATATTACATTCTCATGGAACTATGTGCATGACGGTTGGAAAGCAATGTTGATGGGCTCATCTGATAGTGATGATGATGATCGAAATATTACCTTCCATCATAATCATTTTCAGGATCTAAACTCAAGAGTACCTGCGTACCGTCACGGGGAAGGACACTTGTATAATAACTACTTTGAAGGCATCATTGACACAGGTATTAATTCTCGGATGGGTGCAGAGTTGCTAGTGGAAAATAATGTATTTGAGGATTCTAAAGATCCACTAGGCTATTGGTATAGCGATAGTACAGGCTATTGGAATGTATCTAATAACTTGTATATTAATAGTACGGGCAGCCAACCGACTACTTCTACGACAAATTATACGGTGCCGTACAGTTATTCACTAACCCCTGTTGATGATGTGAAATCAGTCGTAACACAATATGCTGGTGTTGGTGTTGTCCAGCCTTAA